The stretch of DNA CGGCATCAAGCCGTTTCACCAGGTGGTGGTGGCTGCTGCAGCAATGGTGGCATACCGTCTGAGATGCTAAAATGAAAGAAGGGAGCCTGGCATACGAGACTGCCAGAAGACGTTCTGTTAGATCCGATATTCGAGATGCGACAGGACAGAATACCTGTTATTCGAGCTTCTGATAGGCGCTTTAAAGTGCATATACCGAGGCCGGAGGAGTGGGAAAAGGAAGGTGGAAACCTAGGGGCTCGAGTGCGTGGAGGGGATGTCTGGTATACGGACGTCTCCAAGACGGACACGGGCTCCGGGGCCGGCTTCTTTGGCAGTCGAGAGGGATGGAAGGAGAGCATTTCTCTCGACAGTTATGCCACGGTATTCCAAGCGGAGATTGTGGCTATCCTGTGCTCAGACCGTGCCGAGTAAGGAAGAAGCGGGAGAGCACATCAGAATTTGTATGGACAGCCAGGCGGCCATCAAGGCGCTGGGGGCTCCGACAATAACATCGCGGTTGGTTCAGGAGTGCAGAAGCGTTCTGGACGAAttggcgagagaaagagaagtcATCGTTACCTGGGTGCCTGGTCACTCAGGCATCCAGGGTAATGAATGTGCGGACCAGCTGGCAAGAGCGGGTTCAGAAATAACGATGGTAGGATCGAAGTCGGCTCTGGGAATCCCCTTTTGTCTAGGAAGGGGGAGGATCAAAGAATGGCTCCGCAGAGAACATCTAAGACACTGGAGAGTGGAATCTGAGTCCAAATGTAGACAGGCTAGAGCTCTGATGGGAGATACTTCTAATAGGGAACTGGCTTGGGGCATAAGGGCTCTGAGTAGGAAAGATGCCAGGACA from Linepithema humile isolate Giens D197 chromosome 2, Lhum_UNIL_v1.0, whole genome shotgun sequence encodes:
- the LOC105678996 gene encoding uncharacterized protein, with protein sequence MPRYSKRRLWLSCAQTVPSKEEAGEHIRICMDSQAAIKALGAPTITSRLVQECRSVLDELAREREVIVTWVPGHSGIQGNECADQLARAGSEITMVGSKSALGIPFCLGRGRIKEWLRREHLRHWRVESESKCRQARALMGDTSNRELAWGIRALSRKDARTAVQTLTGHGTLNYYMHKLGRSDTSRCRACGDDEETSLHVLSDCPAHAGLRHKMLGSASWLRLLEPEQIRELPVRDLILFWRKTGLS